In Kaistella faecalis, a genomic segment contains:
- a CDS encoding putative signal transducing protein, protein MSELVPVFQSSYLYEIELAKTKLASRDIPSHIKNEYVNNIAVFPISQNYFLLVNERDLEEALKILQETNDIEGDGNPL, encoded by the coding sequence ATGTCAGAATTAGTTCCGGTTTTCCAGTCGTCATATCTTTATGAAATCGAGCTCGCCAAAACCAAGCTCGCCTCGCGCGACATCCCAAGCCATATTAAAAACGAATACGTAAACAACATCGCTGTTTTTCCTATTTCCCAAAACTATTTTCTATTGGTAAACGAGCGGGATTTGGAAGAAGCGCTGAAAATTCTTCAGGAAACAAACGACATCGAAGGAGACGGAAATCCACTGTAA
- a CDS encoding APC family permease: MQKKLKLWDATMLVMGSMIGSGIFIVSSDMMRNLGSGYWLITVWVITAIMTIAAAISYGELSAMFPKAGGQYTYITEIFGKMTGFLYGWGLFTVIQTGTIAAVAMAFGKFTAYLIPALNNSDPIFQSGTFRITWVQILAIVVILLLTYINTKGVKNGKFLQNLFTASKIIALIGIIVFGFLFVKDSQWASNMSFGWNGFQDFGKEVGNDLLPTGWKSIGSITLLGGIAAAMVGSVFSSVAWENVTFVSGEIENPKKNVVKSMVLGTTVVMVLYLLVNFVYLNALERDAIAFADKNRPAVAASEVIFGNLGTVIMAVLVMISTFGCINGLVLAGARVFQTMAKDGLFFKQAIDNNRNDVPEKSLWMQGIWASVLALSGQYGDLLDMISFVIVLFYMITVFGVIYLRIKKPGIERPYKTWLYPVTPLIYLIIGMAFCVLLIWFKPQYTWPGFILILLGLPVYWFINRKNV; encoded by the coding sequence ATGCAGAAAAAACTTAAACTTTGGGACGCTACGATGCTCGTAATGGGTTCTATGATAGGCAGTGGGATATTTATAGTAAGTTCGGATATGATGCGGAATCTGGGTTCCGGTTACTGGCTGATTACCGTTTGGGTGATTACTGCAATTATGACGATCGCTGCTGCAATTTCTTACGGCGAACTGTCAGCGATGTTTCCCAAAGCGGGCGGACAATATACCTACATTACAGAAATTTTCGGAAAGATGACCGGTTTTCTTTATGGTTGGGGACTGTTCACCGTAATTCAAACAGGAACAATTGCGGCTGTTGCTATGGCTTTTGGGAAATTTACAGCCTATCTCATTCCGGCGCTTAATAATTCAGATCCTATTTTCCAGAGCGGAACTTTTCGGATTACCTGGGTTCAGATTTTAGCCATTGTAGTAATCCTTTTACTCACGTATATCAACACGAAAGGAGTTAAAAACGGCAAATTTCTACAGAACTTGTTCACCGCTTCCAAAATAATCGCGCTGATTGGGATCATTGTTTTCGGATTTCTGTTTGTGAAAGATTCTCAGTGGGCTTCAAATATGAGTTTTGGCTGGAACGGTTTTCAGGATTTCGGTAAGGAAGTGGGGAATGATTTGTTACCAACCGGCTGGAAATCCATCGGCAGCATTACGCTTTTGGGCGGAATCGCTGCTGCAATGGTAGGTTCGGTGTTCAGTTCAGTCGCCTGGGAAAACGTAACATTTGTTTCCGGAGAAATCGAAAATCCAAAGAAAAATGTTGTAAAATCAATGGTTTTGGGAACTACCGTAGTTATGGTTTTATACCTATTGGTGAATTTCGTTTATCTAAATGCTTTAGAGCGCGATGCAATCGCTTTTGCCGATAAAAACCGTCCTGCGGTCGCCGCCTCTGAAGTTATTTTCGGAAATCTTGGAACAGTAATTATGGCGGTTCTGGTTATGATTTCCACCTTTGGCTGTATCAACGGATTGGTGTTGGCAGGCGCACGGGTGTTCCAAACGATGGCAAAAGACGGTTTGTTTTTTAAACAGGCCATTGATAATAACAGAAATGATGTTCCGGAAAAGTCCCTCTGGATGCAGGGAATCTGGGCATCAGTACTTGCCCTTAGCGGACAATACGGCGATTTGCTCGACATGATTTCGTTTGTAATTGTGCTGTTTTATATGATCACCGTTTTCGGAGTAATTTATTTACGAATCAAAAAACCTGGAATCGAAAGACCTTATAAAACCTGGCTTTATCCGGTTACACCGCTAATTTATCTGATTATTGGTATGGCATTTTGCGTGCTGCTCATCTGGTTTAAGCCGCAGTACACTTGGCCCGGATTTATTTTAATTTTGCTCGGATTGCCTGTTTACTGGTTTATCAACAGAAAAAATGTTTGA